ATATATGCAAATAAAAATAGTTGCATTGATCTAATATCTTATCTTCAGCATGAAGATATAGACAGGATGAAAGAGGGGAAAGAGCCGGAGCCGTTCTTTAGTCAAGACCAAGACCGGGTAAATGTCAACGAACTTATTTCCTCAATAGACAATAACCGGAAACAATTAAAACATAGTGATGCCAAATTCTATGTTATAATTATTAGTCCTTCAACGGAAGAACTAGCGACAATTGGAGCGACCAGAGAAACGCAAGCGGTAGCCCTAAAAGACTATATCCGTACCGAAGTCATGCCCCAATATGCGGAGGGGTTCGGCAAGGGAATAAAATCGGATGATTTGTTATATTACGGCAAAATTCATTATAAACGACGAGGAAAAAACAAAGAAAATCTATATG
This DNA window, taken from Parabacteroides timonensis, encodes the following:
- a CDS encoding DUF5712 family protein, translated to MIIKISNKGIYANKNSCIDLISYLQHEDIDRMKEGKEPEPFFSQDQDRVNVNELISSIDNNRKQLKHSDAKFYVIIISPSTEELATIGATRETQAVALKDYIRTEVMPQYAEGFGKGIKSDDLLYYGKIHYKRRGKNKENLYVHIIVARQTKEKRISISPMTTHTGKKNCGNVKGGFDRNEFRCKCEECFDKHFGYDRDVKDTFEYRNAMKNGTPEEIRKQAERSVQQQMERKQREQEQQPEEAPQPKAARPRFKGF